A window from Elusimicrobiota bacterium encodes these proteins:
- a CDS encoding peptidase C39 family protein, whose protein sequence is MKPRIPYYAQSAEFTCGPACVLMALKRFDPSLPLNRTLEFEVWRQCNMIGVPGADPYGLCVPLQDAGLKVRLVTQWKSSVDAARWRGQLEKHGFDAEQVSLTVFGMIENRRRALSRRVPVRRARPTVALVARRIRAGWLPIALVHMGVVHRLDIPHWVVVAEADAEAVTFNDPYPPKGRQGNRVSPEQFQKMLDDVGTRSGMSPSVLFVKA, encoded by the coding sequence ATGAAGCCACGGATCCCTTACTACGCACAGAGCGCGGAATTCACCTGCGGACCCGCCTGCGTGCTGATGGCTCTCAAGCGCTTCGACCCGAGCCTGCCCCTCAACCGCACTTTGGAATTCGAGGTCTGGAGGCAATGCAATATGATAGGGGTGCCGGGCGCGGACCCTTACGGGCTCTGCGTGCCATTGCAGGACGCCGGGCTCAAGGTCCGCTTGGTGACCCAATGGAAGTCTTCGGTCGACGCGGCCCGCTGGCGCGGGCAGCTTGAAAAGCACGGTTTCGATGCCGAGCAAGTGTCGCTGACGGTCTTCGGCATGATCGAGAACCGCAGGCGAGCCCTGTCTCGCCGCGTCCCGGTGCGGCGAGCGCGGCCCACGGTCGCACTGGTAGCCCGGCGGATCCGGGCGGGCTGGCTGCCGATCGCTTTGGTGCACATGGGCGTGGTGCACCGGCTCGACATCCCGCATTGGGTGGTGGTGGCGGAGGCTGATGCGGAGGCGGTGACCTTCAACGACCCCTACCCGCCCAAGGGGCGCCAGGGCAACCGGGTGAGCCCGGAGCAGTTCCAGAAGATGCTTGACGATGTGGGCACCCGGTCAGGGATGAGCCCGTCCGTGCTCTTCGTCAAGGCCTGA
- a CDS encoding secondary thiamine-phosphate synthase enzyme YjbQ, whose amino-acid sequence MPAPKELPIRTARRCELINITGEVQSFLKEAQAHSGTLVLFVPHTTAGVTINENADPDVTRDMISFTSGLIPEDSGFAHSEGNSDAHIKSSLFSPSLTVIVADGRLCLGTWQGIYFAEFDGPRSRKLWLKFQPDPEK is encoded by the coding sequence ATGCCCGCGCCCAAGGAGCTCCCCATCCGCACCGCCCGCCGCTGCGAGCTCATCAACATCACCGGCGAAGTCCAGTCCTTCCTGAAAGAAGCCCAAGCGCACAGCGGCACTTTGGTCCTCTTCGTCCCGCACACCACGGCCGGCGTCACCATCAACGAGAACGCCGACCCCGACGTCACCCGCGACATGATCAGTTTCACCAGCGGACTCATCCCCGAGGACTCGGGTTTCGCGCACAGCGAAGGCAACTCCGACGCCCACATCAAGTCTTCCCTGTTCTCCCCCTCCCTCACCGTCATCGTGGCGGACGGCCGCCTGTGCCTGGGCACCTGGCAGGGCATCTACTTCGCCGAGTTCGACGGGCCCCGCTCGCGCAAGCTCTGGCTCAAATTCCAGCCCGACCCTGAAAAATAG
- a CDS encoding ATP-binding protein, with amino-acid sequence VRHGEGPAARTQGHAEEARLVARVLAERRILSAGGSRGWAAAPLLQNRPDGPAPLGAVVVGFPEPRPPDPELEQTLLEISRLLRNARLMQQHLEHQQVLGAVTDQSADAIYITGQDSRIVSWNAAAEQLFGYSPDEAIGKAADFLVPPERMAELEAKNAQALAEGCAKNFETVRLRKDGSPVPVEATFFLLRDEKARPFGTVRVFRDITKRKEVERMKSELVSLVTHELRTPLTSIQGCAEHMLETWPELACEQRQHFLGVILSEAKRLGDLVTDFLDVSSLEAGGLPLRPSCVDLPGLARRAAELFAQNPGRVAFQVAFAPGSETAWADEDQLYRVIVNLASNAVKYSPPGGTVTLSARLEGADLEVSVADQGPGIPAQEHQKLFQKFYRAAGPVSRQTRGTGLGLAICKGIVESHHGRIWVESAPGRGTTFRFSFPRDGLKPS; translated from the coding sequence CCGTGCGCCACGGCGAGGGCCCGGCCGCCCGGACGCAAGGGCATGCGGAAGAGGCCCGGCTGGTGGCGCGCGTCCTGGCCGAGCGCCGCATCCTCAGCGCGGGAGGCAGCCGGGGCTGGGCGGCCGCGCCGCTGCTGCAGAACCGCCCGGACGGGCCGGCGCCGCTGGGCGCCGTGGTGGTCGGCTTCCCCGAGCCCCGGCCGCCGGACCCGGAGCTCGAGCAGACCCTGCTGGAGATCAGCCGCCTTCTGCGCAACGCGCGCCTGATGCAGCAGCATCTGGAGCACCAGCAGGTGCTGGGCGCCGTGACCGACCAGTCCGCCGACGCCATCTACATAACCGGCCAGGACTCCCGCATCGTGAGCTGGAACGCGGCGGCCGAGCAGCTCTTCGGCTACTCGCCGGATGAGGCCATCGGCAAGGCCGCGGACTTCCTGGTCCCGCCCGAGCGCATGGCGGAGCTCGAGGCCAAGAACGCCCAGGCCCTGGCCGAGGGCTGCGCCAAGAACTTCGAGACCGTGCGCCTGCGCAAGGACGGCAGCCCCGTGCCGGTGGAGGCGACCTTCTTCCTGCTGCGCGACGAAAAGGCCCGGCCCTTCGGCACCGTGCGCGTCTTCCGCGACATCACCAAGCGCAAGGAAGTCGAGCGCATGAAGTCCGAGCTCGTCTCTTTGGTCACGCACGAGCTGCGCACGCCCTTGACCTCGATCCAGGGCTGCGCCGAACACATGCTCGAAACCTGGCCGGAGCTCGCCTGCGAGCAGCGGCAGCACTTCCTGGGCGTCATCCTCTCCGAGGCCAAGCGGCTCGGAGACCTGGTCACCGACTTCCTGGACGTCTCCAGCCTGGAGGCCGGAGGCCTGCCGCTGCGCCCGTCCTGCGTGGACCTGCCCGGCCTGGCCCGCCGGGCCGCGGAGCTCTTCGCGCAGAATCCCGGCCGGGTCGCTTTCCAGGTCGCCTTCGCCCCGGGCAGCGAGACGGCCTGGGCCGACGAGGACCAGCTCTACCGCGTCATCGTCAACCTGGCCAGCAACGCGGTCAAGTACAGCCCGCCCGGAGGGACGGTCACGTTGTCGGCCCGCCTGGAGGGCGCGGACCTGGAGGTCAGCGTGGCCGACCAGGGCCCCGGCATCCCGGCGCAGGAGCATCAGAAGCTGTTCCAGAAATTCTACCGCGCGGCAGGGCCGGTCTCGCGCCAGACGCGGGGCACGGGCTTGGGCCTGGCCATCTGCAAAGGCATCGTGGAAAGCCACCACGGCCGGATCTGGGTGGAGAGCGCGCCGGGCCGAGGGACGACCTTCCGGTTCTCCTTCCCCCGGGACGGGCTCAAGCCCTCCTAG